One Mesorhizobium sp. J428 DNA segment encodes these proteins:
- a CDS encoding ligase-associated DNA damage response exonuclease yields the protein MRARDLLHTRPEGLYCPPGDFFIDPVRPVERALVTHGHADHARPGNGKVLATRETLDIMGIRYGEGFAGSAQVVRLGEAMEIGGARVTFHPAGHVLGSAQIAVEMDGMRIVASGDYKRRADPTCAAFEPIACDVFITEATFGLPVFRHPESAGETARLLESVRQFPERAHLVGAYALGKAQRVIRLLRDAGYGETIYIHGALARLCDYYVSQGIDLGPLAPATIESGTKDQFAGAIVVGTPSAFADRWARRFPDPVACFASGWMRIRQRAKQRGVELPLILSDHSDWDELTATITETGASEVWVTHGREEALVRWCALAGIAAQPLHLIGYEDEGD from the coding sequence ATGCGCGCCCGCGACCTCCTCCACACCCGTCCGGAAGGGCTTTACTGCCCGCCCGGCGATTTCTTCATCGATCCCGTTCGGCCGGTCGAGCGGGCGCTGGTGACGCACGGCCATGCGGACCATGCCCGCCCAGGCAACGGAAAGGTGCTGGCGACCCGCGAGACGCTGGACATCATGGGCATCCGCTACGGCGAAGGATTTGCCGGCTCCGCGCAGGTCGTCCGGCTGGGCGAGGCGATGGAGATCGGCGGGGCGCGCGTCACTTTCCATCCCGCCGGCCATGTCCTCGGCTCGGCGCAGATCGCGGTCGAGATGGACGGCATGCGCATCGTCGCCTCGGGCGATTACAAGCGCCGGGCCGACCCCACCTGCGCCGCCTTCGAGCCGATCGCCTGCGATGTCTTCATCACCGAGGCGACGTTTGGCCTGCCGGTCTTCCGCCATCCGGAATCCGCCGGGGAGACTGCGCGGCTCCTGGAGTCGGTCCGGCAGTTTCCCGAGCGCGCCCACCTCGTCGGCGCCTATGCGCTCGGCAAGGCGCAGCGCGTGATCCGCCTGCTGCGCGATGCTGGCTATGGCGAGACGATCTACATCCACGGCGCCCTCGCGAGGCTCTGCGACTACTACGTTTCTCAGGGTATCGACCTAGGGCCGCTGGCCCCCGCCACCATCGAGTCCGGCACGAAGGACCAATTCGCCGGCGCGATCGTCGTCGGCACGCCCTCGGCCTTCGCCGACCGCTGGGCGCGGCGCTTTCCCGATCCCGTCGCCTGCTTCGCCTCCGGCTGGATGCGCATCCGCCAGCGCGCCAAGCAGCGCGGCGTCGAACTGCCTTTGATCCTGTCGGACCATTCCGACTGGGACGAGCTCACCGCAACCATCACCGAGACCGGTGCCTCGGAAGTCTGGGTGACGCACGGCCGCGAGGAGGCGCTGGTGCGGTGGTGCGCGCTCGCCGGCATCGCCGCCCAGCCGCTGCACCTGATCGGCTACGAGGACGAGGGAGACTGA